The Populus nigra chromosome 14, ddPopNigr1.1, whole genome shotgun sequence genome has a segment encoding these proteins:
- the LOC133673061 gene encoding haloacid dehalogenase-like hydrolase domain-containing protein At4g39970 isoform X2, whose translation MASSLLISHSNFLSFSQSPTLFPFHLKTTAIKQRQRQHYSPPSRHLNIVSSSAASASLEALIFDCDGVILESEHLHRQAYNDAFAHFNVICSSSLPLNWSPDFYDVLQNRIGGGKPKMRWYFKEHGWPSSNLFEKPPEDDESRAKLIDTLQDWKTERYKEIIKSGTVEPRPGVLRLMDEAKAAGKKLAVCSAATKSSVILCLENLIGMERFQGLDCFLAGDDVKEKKPDPSIYVTASERLGVSERDCLVVEDSVIGLQAATTAGMSCVITYTPSTADQDFKDAIAIYPDLSNVRLKDLELLLQNVAAAS comes from the exons ATGGCTTCTTCTCTGCTAATCTCTCACTCCAacttcctctctttctctcaatcCCCTACTCTCTTCCCTTTCCACCTCAAAACCACCGCTATAAAACAACGACAGCGACAACATTACTCTCCTCCTTCTCGTCACCTCAACATCGTCTCTTCTTCTGCCGCTTCAGCTTCTCTTGAAGCTCTAATATTTGACTGCGATGGAGTGATTTTAGAATCTGAACACCTCCATCGCCAAGCTTATAATGACGCTTTTGCTCACTTCAATGTTATCTGCtcttcttctctccctctcaaTTGGTCTCCCGATTTCTATGATGTGCTCCAGAATCGTATCGGTGGTGGCAAACCTAAGATGCGATG GTATTTTAAGGAGCATGGATGGCCGTCTTCCAACCTATTTGAGAAGCCACCGGAGGATGATGAGAGCCGTGCTAAGCTGATTGATACTCTTCAG GATTGGAAAACTGAAAGGTACAAAGAAATAATCAAATCTGGAACT GTGGAGCCTAGGCCTGGGGTTTTGAGGTTGATGGATGAGGCTAAGGCTGCT GGAAAAAAGCTGGCTGTTTGCTCTGCAGCAACTAAAAGTTCAGTTATACTCTGTCTTGAGAACCTTATAGGAATG GAGCGGTTTCAAGGCCTTGATTGCTTTCTTGCAG GTGATGATGTTAAGGAAAAGAAGCCAGATCCATCAATTTATGTGACAGCTTCCGAG AGGCTTGGTGTGTCGGAGAGGGATTGTTTGGTGGTGGAGGATAGTGTCATTGGTCTACAG GCGGCAACAACAGCTGGAATGTCATGTGTTATCACTTACACTCCTTCAACAGCTGATCAG GATTTTAAAGATGCTATAGCAATTTACCCTGATTTGAGTAATGTGAG ATTAAAAGACTTAGAGTTGTTGCTTCAAAATGTTGCTGCTGCCAGCTAG
- the LOC133673061 gene encoding haloacid dehalogenase-like hydrolase domain-containing protein At4g39970 isoform X1: MASSLLISHSNFLSFSQSPTLFPFHLKTTAIKQRQRQHYSPPSRHLNIVSSSAASASLEALIFDCDGVILESEHLHRQAYNDAFAHFNVICSSSLPLNWSPDFYDVLQNRIGGGKPKMRWYFKEHGWPSSNLFEKPPEDDESRAKLIDTLQDWKTERYKEIIKSGTVEPRPGVLRLMDEAKAAGKKLAVCSAATKSSVILCLENLIGMERFQGLDCFLAGDDVKEKKPDPSIYVTASERLGVSERDCLVVEDSVIGLQAATTAGMSCVITYTPSTADQDFKDAIAIYPDLSNVSIQLCRLKDLELLLQNVAAAS, translated from the exons ATGGCTTCTTCTCTGCTAATCTCTCACTCCAacttcctctctttctctcaatcCCCTACTCTCTTCCCTTTCCACCTCAAAACCACCGCTATAAAACAACGACAGCGACAACATTACTCTCCTCCTTCTCGTCACCTCAACATCGTCTCTTCTTCTGCCGCTTCAGCTTCTCTTGAAGCTCTAATATTTGACTGCGATGGAGTGATTTTAGAATCTGAACACCTCCATCGCCAAGCTTATAATGACGCTTTTGCTCACTTCAATGTTATCTGCtcttcttctctccctctcaaTTGGTCTCCCGATTTCTATGATGTGCTCCAGAATCGTATCGGTGGTGGCAAACCTAAGATGCGATG GTATTTTAAGGAGCATGGATGGCCGTCTTCCAACCTATTTGAGAAGCCACCGGAGGATGATGAGAGCCGTGCTAAGCTGATTGATACTCTTCAG GATTGGAAAACTGAAAGGTACAAAGAAATAATCAAATCTGGAACT GTGGAGCCTAGGCCTGGGGTTTTGAGGTTGATGGATGAGGCTAAGGCTGCT GGAAAAAAGCTGGCTGTTTGCTCTGCAGCAACTAAAAGTTCAGTTATACTCTGTCTTGAGAACCTTATAGGAATG GAGCGGTTTCAAGGCCTTGATTGCTTTCTTGCAG GTGATGATGTTAAGGAAAAGAAGCCAGATCCATCAATTTATGTGACAGCTTCCGAG AGGCTTGGTGTGTCGGAGAGGGATTGTTTGGTGGTGGAGGATAGTGTCATTGGTCTACAG GCGGCAACAACAGCTGGAATGTCATGTGTTATCACTTACACTCCTTCAACAGCTGATCAG GATTTTAAAGATGCTATAGCAATTTACCCTGATTTGAGTAATGTGAG TATTCAACTGTGCAGATTAAAAGACTTAGAGTTGTTGCTTCAAAATGTTGCTGCTGCCAGCTAG
- the LOC133673313 gene encoding linamarin synthase 2-like translates to MGSLNNKPHAVLLPYPAQGHVNPLMQLARLLHSKGFHVTFVNTEFNHRRLVRSNGPEFFKGLLDFRFETIPDGLPPSDRDATQDIWALSDSVRKNCLDPFRELLAKLNSSPELPPVTCIISDGLMSFAIEAAEELGIPEIQFWTASAIGLMGFLQFEELVKRGIVPFKDENFINDGTLDMPLGWIPGVKHIRLKDMPSLIRTTDPDDIMLKFMSDEAQNCLKASAIIFNTFDEIEHVVLEAIVTKFPRIYTIGPLSLLGRNMPPTQAKSLRSNLWKEDLKCFEWLDKQEPKSVLYVNYGSITVMTEQQFEEFAWGLANSNHPFLWIVRPDVVMGNSGFLPKEYHEEIKNRGYLAPWCPQDEVLSHPSIGAFLTHGGWNSTLESISSGIPMLCWPFFDEQPMNCRYLCTIWGIGMEINHYVKREEVEAIVKQMMEGEKGKRMKNNALQWKKKAEAAASIGGSSYNNFNKFISEVLHFKGNIH, encoded by the exons ATGGGTTCTCTCAACAACAAACCCCATGCAGTCCTGCTTCCCTACCCAGCACAAGGCCATGTTAATCCCTTGATGCAATTAGCCAGACTTCTGCATTCAAAAGGTTTCCACGTAACTTTTGTCAACACTGAGTTCAATCATAGACGCTTAGTCCGGTCTAATGGGCCAGAGTTTTTTAAGGGCTTGCTGGATTTTAGGTTCGAAACCATACCTGATGGATTGCCCCCTTCCGACCGTGATGCTACCCAAGATATTTGGGCCCTGAGTGATTCTGTCAGGAAAAATTGCTTGGATCCATTCAGAGAGCTATTAGCTAAGTTGAATTCATCACCTGAGTTGCCTCCTGTTACTTGCATTATCTCTGACGGGCTAATGAGCTTTGCAATTGAAGCTGCGGAAGAACTGGGCATCCCTGAGATTCAATTCTGGACTGCCTCAGCTATTGGTCTGATGGGATTTTTGCAGTTTGAAGAACTTGTGAAGAGGGGCATTGTTCCGTTTAAAG ATGAAAACTTCATTAATGATGGAACCCTTGACATGCCTCTTGGTTGGATCCCTGGTGTAAAACACATTCGCCTCAAGGATATGCCAAGCTTGATCCGAACCACTGACCCTGATGACATAATGTTGAAGTTCATGAGTGATGAAGCACAAAATTGTTTGAAAGCTTCTGCTATTATCTTCAACACATTTGATGAGATTGAACATGTGGTGCTAGAAGCAATTGTTACCAAGTTTCCTCGCATTTATACTATAGGCCCACTTTCTTTGCTCGGAAGGAACATGCCTCCAACACAAGCAAAGTCACTTAGGTCTAACTTATGGAAGGAAGACTTGAAATGCTTTGAATGGCTTGATAAACAAGAGCCAAAATCAGTGCTGTATGTGAATTATGGTAGCATAACAGTCATGACAGAACAACAGTTCGAAGAGTTTGCGTGGGGGCTGGCAAACAGCAATCATCCATTTTTATGGATAGTTAGGCCTGATGTGGTGATGGGAAATTCTGGATTTTTACCAAAAGAATATCACGAGGAGATCAAGAATAGAGGGTACCTAGCACCCTGGTGTCCTCAGGATGAAGTACTTTCTCATCCATCAATTGGAGCTTTCTTGACACACGGTGGATGGAATTCTACCTTGGAGAGTATATCTAGTGGTATACCTATGCTTTGTTGGCCTTTCTTCGACGAACAACCGATGAATTGCCGGTACTTGTGCACCATTTGGGGCATTGGTATGGAGATTAACCATTATGTAAAGCGCGAGGAAGTTGAAGCCATTGTTAAGCAAATGATGGAAGGGGAGAAAGGAAAGCGGATGAAAAACAATGCTTTGCAATGGAAGAAGAAAGCTGAAGCTGCAGCCAGTATTGGAGGCTCATCCtacaataatttcaataaattcatAAGTGAGGTGCTGCATTTTAAAGGAAATATTCACTGA
- the LOC133673129 gene encoding chaperone protein dnaJ A6, chloroplastic-like → MAIIPCGSTSIAQWGIRPQFIIRSYMPNRMLTAQYGINNKMSYLAAPSSSLFSRDSFPVLSYTGTSQTSNGCRGARFVVRADSDFYSVLGVSKNASKSEIKSAYRKLARSYHPDVNKEPDAEQKFKEISNAYEVLSDDEKRSLYDKYGEAGLKGAGMGMGDFSNPFDLFESLFEGMGGMGGMGGRASRNRAVDGQDEYYNLVLTFKEAVFGVEKEIEITRLESCGTCDGSGAKPGTKPSKCSTCGGQGQVVSSARTPLGVFQQVMTCSSCGGSGETFSPCNTCSGDGRVRRTKRISLKVPAGVDYGSRLRVRSEGNAGRRGGSPGDLFVIIEVMPDPVLKRDDTNILYTCKVSYIDAILGTTIKVPTVDGMVDLKIPAGAQPNTTLVMAKKGVPVLNKSNMRGDQLVRVQVEIPKRLSSEERKLIEELADLSKGKAATSRR, encoded by the exons ATGGCCATCATACCTTGTGGAAGTACATCAATTGCTCAATGGGGTATTCGCCCTCAATTTATCATAAGATCCTATATGCCAAATCGGATGTTGACGGCTCAATATGG TATTAACAACAAGATGAGCTACTTGGCGGCACCAAGCTCAAGCTTATTTTCACGGGATTCCTTCCCTGTGTTATCTTATACAGGAACTTCTCAAACTTCAAATGGCTGTAGGGGAGCACGGTTTGTAGTCAGAGCAGATAGT GATTTCTATTCTGTGCTTGGAGTGTCAAAGAATGCGAGTAAATCTGAAATTAAAAGTG CTTATCGAAAGCTTGCTAGGAGTTACCATCCAGATGTGAACAA AGAACCTGATGCAGAACAGAAGTTTAAGGAAATTAGCAATGCGTATGAG GTATTATCAGATGATGAGAAGCGATCTTTATATGACAAGTATGGAGAGGCTGGACTTAAAGGTGCTGGCATGGGCATGGGG GATTTCAGCAATCCTTTCGATTTGTTTGAGTCACTATTTGAGGGCATGGGCGGCATGGGAGGCATGGGAGGCAGAGCTTCCCGGAATAGAGCAGTTGATGGCCAGGATGAATATTACAATCTAGTCTTAACTTTTAAGGAAGCAGTTTTTGGggttgaaaaagaaattgagataACCCGACTAGAGAGTTGTGGAACTTGTGATGGTTCAGGTGCCAAGCCTGGGACGAAGCCATCTAAATGTAGTACATGTGGTGGGCAAGGCCAGGTTGTTTCATCAGCGAGGACTCCCTTAGGTGTTTTCCAGCAGGTAATGACATGCTCTTCATGTGGCGGGAGTGGGGAAACATTTAGCCCATGCAACACTTGTTCTGGGGATGGACGGGTAAGGAGGACAAAACGTATCAGTCTGAAAGTTCCGGCTGGTGTGGACTATGGTAGCCGTTTGAGGGTCCGATCCGAAGGTAATGCTGGAAGGAGAGGTGGATCTCCTGGTGACCTCTTTGTTATTATTGAAGTCATGCCAGACCCTGTGCTAAAACGTGATGACACCAACATCTTATACACGTGCAAGGTGTCATACATAGATGCCATTTTGGGCACCACAATTAAGGTGCCGACAGTGGATGGCATGGTGGATTTAAAGATCCCAGCTGGAGCTCAGCCAAACACCACACTTGTAATGGCCAAGAAAGGAGTCCCTGTGCTAAACAAAAGCAACATGAGGGGTGATCAGTTGGTTCGCGTACAAgttgaaattccaaaaagatTGAGCAGTGAAGAGAGAAAGCTTATCGAGGAGCTTGCAGATCTAAGCAAGGGCAAAGCAGCAACCAGTAGAAGATAG